ATTCAAAGATGAAAAGTGGTCAACTATTGCTAGGTAAAGTACGTAATTTCTCTACGTCACTTTCTCTTATCATTCTTGAAATCATTTCCTTAATTATTAAGACATCAAATACAAGTCACTAGCTTCACCACATGATTATGTAGTGTGATTGTGACCTCTTTTCTATTCATGAAGAAACTCCCAACAAAAGCTTTAGGATGATGCTTGCTTCACTTCCAACTTGAGCTATTCTTTACTTTGAAGTTTTTTCATTGagtttaataaaatcaacatagTTCCGTGACTTAATaagttttttagttttcttccTGCGTTTGTTTTCAGCTTTAGTTTCCAAGATAattcaaaacaattaaattactttAGTTTCAAATCGTTTTAGTTAAATTGTTTCAGTGTATGTTCTGATCATGTTCTATTGCAATTAGAAGTAATTTTAGggaattttattactccctcttggtccccattaaatatctcatatttcactGGTGCAAggtttaataaattgtttgactttattagtaaaagtagatagaaaaaattagttgaatgtgagttttacttttatatattagttttataataaaatgtgagtgaaaatgagttagtagaatgtatGATCTAGTGAAATAAGACATTTATTAAGGAATGttcaaattaataagaaaatttgagaCGTTTAATGGAGACCGGAGAAAGTAATTGTTTGTTTGTATATTGATGCTTATATTTCATACCTCAAAATTCACCACACGAGGCTGCAGGGTTTTTAAGGTCATGTTACCTATGTCTTGAATCATCTCCAAACACTCCaatatagagagagaagaagatgagAAATATTCACAGACCCAAATTTTTGGATAATCCGATTTTAAGTGGCAATTGGACATAATCCATCAAATACTCTATCTGTgtcattagaaatgaaacgttttccttttaagtttgtctcattaaaaatgaaacgtttcctaaaatggaaatatctacatctctactttttcatctatcttactttactctttcttcattaactcacaaaacaacactatataaaaactcgtgtcgattctcaaatgttgcatatttaatgggacggagggaatatttggATTCACAAACATATTTAACTagatatttgtaattttactAATACCCTATTGAATATGGTCATTATCTATATACCCCGTAACAAATAGGTCAACATCAATAACGATGAAGATTGGAGAGAGgtgcatttaaaattaatacgtATTGACTAAAGCAATAATGAAACAATACGTTAGATACTTAGACGCCATTAATCCACCGATCACCTTGAATGAAATTTGCGAGAGAATAAGACGCAACATGCTCCGCCGGAATCCGGCTACTCCACCGTACTCTTCCCGATGTGTCCGATCCGGCACCGGCATTCTTGTACTCTCCATAGTACAAAGTCTCCAACGCAAAATCCCCGTCCCACGGCATCCATCCATCTGACGTAACAATATCCTCCAATTCACACGAGATAAAAACAGTCCTTGAGTAGGCCTTCCATGGCCTACCCAAGAAATTAGTGTGCACCTTTGGATTTTGGCGGAACAGAGCCAAATAGGCCTCTGTTCCATTGACCACGCAATTTTGGAAGACGAACCCTGTTGACATGGCAGGGTCCGTCCTCCCGTGGGCCGTGACAGCATTTTTCTCGCCTTTCTCAGGGTTCTGCTGACGCGGAGCAACGAGGATGTGGCAGTCCTCGAAGAATGCGGCTGCGTTACCAAAGATGAAGTCGACGTTCCCTTGGATGCGGCAGGATTTGTAGTACTGCCGCATGCCATGTGGGTACAGAGTGTCTTGATTGCCGAGGAATTCGCAATTTTCGATAATGGAGCGGTCGCTGTCTGATCGGAATGCCACAGCTTGATAAGTTTTCGGGCCAGCCGTGTTTTGGAAGGTTATGTTACTTGCCATGAATCCATCTCCAAGAATTCCTGTAGAGAAGACGCAAGGAGAGGCTTACAAATTTTCACAAACCTTAATTTTTGGATagttcaattttaaaaacaatcgATCAAATATTTGGATGCAACATATTCACTagataattgtaattttataatatccaATCCCAATCATTATCTGTACATGTAATAGGTCAAGATCAGTGACTACGAATGTGATGCATTGCTTATGGATAACGTCACCATCCCTCAATTAGTCAATTATTGTTAAACGGttcaaatttatgataaaatatttggaatcCAACATATGTAAAGAAACTTAATTTAAACATACCAACAGTAGCAGACCGAAATGTTGACACCCCGGGCTGGCCAACATTCTTTGACCCGGTAATGACGGTTTTGCCCATCCCATCTCCTAAGAAAACCACATTCCTCTTATCCAATCCCACCACAACCGTCTCCTCATAAACCCCGGTTTTTATCCATACCACGAACCGCTTATCCGAACCGGAAGGCGCGTTGTCGACCGCCTTCTGCACCGTGTCGTAGTGGCACCCGCCTCCGTCCTTGCACACCACCACGTCAGCCTGCAACCCCCGAGGCACGCCAGCACCCGAAAAGGATTTAGACCGGGAAACCGGTTCCCAGAAGCCATCCCGCTCGGTCCGGACCGGGCCCCAAGAACCGGTTTTCTCATCATACAAATCATAGTTCACCAGCATCGCCAGAGTGTGGCCGCCCCCACTGATCGGAGTAGAATTGAAGAACGGCGTCGTTTCATTGGCATTCGACGTTTCATTGATGAGCTCCGTCCAGCAGTCGTACTTGGCCCCAAGCGAGCTGCTCATCCACGCCCGCGCCTCCTTGGTCTGGCGGCGGCGCAGAGCCCCGAAGACGAGATCGGCGCGGTACAAGCTGGAATCCACTCCTTCAAGACAGTTTTGGGCTTTGACGGTGCGGTTGGGGTCGTTGAGGATGTCTTGGACTAAGACGCGGCCCTTTTCGAGTTCGCCGGAGATGAGGTGGAGCGATGATTGGATGAGCTGCAACGCGGTGGCGTTGGGAGGCACGTGAGTGAAGCGGGAGAGCCAGTCTTCGCATTCGGGAGGGTCACGTGAGGCTGTGCAGGCGTCGTGGATTATGCTACACGAGGAGTGCTGGGCGATGAGGACAAAGAGGAGacttattagagagagaaatgctGCCATTGGAATTGAATGAGTTTGTTATTATTCCATCTTCATATTCTGATTATATAGGTTTGGCTGTTTGCTAATGATAAATTCATAATACTCAAGATGGAAACTTTGGAGTATAGTCTTTGTACAATcttggaaaatataattaagcaAACGCGTCATAATGTCTATACATGGAGTATATGGAAATTAAGGTCAGTTTGACTCTTCAAATTTGCCAATTTGTTCAACGCGTAAATTTTCTGgtcaaaattacattaattagtactcccttccCTCTGTCttcaaatacaaattttatttatccatTTTAGATATGAATAAAATACTGGTTTATAATTACTGTAAATGACAAAAAGGTcgcatattccactaattcaatTCATTCATAATAATCATTTAAGATTACGAAGTGGagaataatcaaaatatgGTGTTGTGCCAAAATAGGACAGGTCGACagcatttgatttttttggatgattaTTATACTGCATTTTTGGTTTCAttggatgttttatttttcctatttttttcggtttttatTACTCTCGTTTAATTGGTCGGCTATTAAGTGAATTCTCTccatagttaaaataaaattatgagaaTCATAGTTACAATTTAATAATGCTATTCACTTTGACTTACTATTTACAATAAATGTATAGGTGTGTTTTATACAGAAaagtataacaaaaatatactccctccgtcctgctttagcagtcccattgacttttctgcgctcgttttataaaaatgataataaatagttaaaatggagaaataataaagtaaaaaaaagaataatgtagagaagagtcttatccacattattctcatttttattttattatttctccactttaactatttattatcatttttacaaaacgagtgcagaaaagtcaatgggactgctaaagcgggacggagggagtatatattttgaatttaattagccaacaaaatggagtagtaatatttttttgaagtataaagttttatattttttcgtaaaacatactccttccatcccaaagtaattgagtcgtattccttttagGGGTTGTCTTAAagtagttgaatcattttcatttttggcaaaactttatattttctcatactcactattttttcatctctcttactttactctctcgaTTTTAATccttaataaattaattttttaaatctcgtGTTCACAAGGAATGTCCAACTATCTTAGAACAaagagagtataatttaattttttcaataaaacttTGGCCAATAGAAATCTATATAAGagttttgtgaatttttataCGCGCAAGCAGTGGCGGAACCAGCGTAGGACAAGCCCCCGCGCCAGCAGGGGCTTGGCCGGTTCCTGATCACTAAATATCACCGGAAACTTTAAGGGCGCCGCCAGTTGCAGAAGCTCCGTGAAGTGCCGAGGAAGAAGAAAGTTACAGATTTAGGTTTTTTGATATTGGGCTGTAACttcaaaatagaattaattggCCCGTTTTTAATATTAGCCCAgctattaaataatactcatactcctatttaattcttggACCAACATCTCACTTCTCTTTTTGACAGATAACTACtcatttattagtattttttttttcaagaagtAGTACTACTGATATTTTGATTGATCAAATCGAAGCCATTAGTTTTATTAACTCTAactcatatatttaattcctTTTCCATTAATTTGCctacaaaattatactatcaATTTGTTAATTCTAATTCATGTACTATCAATATGTATGGTGTATGAATTTATAATTCCTTGTAccatcaataattaatatatttattatgtataTTACTCCTTATTAGATTAtgttctctttattttgatttatttactttatttaaatgtaatatattaattactaatgaGAGCAAGAGTTTAGGGATAtgatttaatatgaaaaaatggtaatatttcataaatttataatttttatagttttattttgaattattatatttttttatatctaagTGTCCTAGAATTTTGGCGTATGATTTAACTTGAAAAAATGTTCTCTTTAACTTTTGTAAAAAGGTTATATGTAAGagtaaatattagtactagtataatatattactacCTCCTTCCACTAAAATTCGTCCCACtctgacccggcacgggttttaagaaaggtaatggaaagtgagttgaaaaaattagtagattgtgggtcctacttttatattagttttataataaaaaaatgagttggaatgagttagtggaatatggggcccattaccaaaaatgataaaagtgaaatgggacaaattttgggggacggacggaaatgaaaaactggaacaaattttggtggacggaggtagtatcattttttaaattattttattattattaatatttcagCACCAACTTGTTTGTATTTCTGGTTCCGCCACTGCGCGCAAGAGTTAGTgagaatttaaattaaagaagatTCGATATTAAAGAAGAAAGGTTGAAGAAGATTGAAGCAGGAAAAGTGCAAAAATAAGAACTTTGTTACTaggaggagaaaaaaaataaaaatgaaggcGATGGAAAGGAAGAAAGGTAGAAGTGTCAAATAAAAGTAACTGAGCCAAGATTTGAAAGCAAGACTAAATGGTCAAAGGCAATGCAACCAATTAACTTCATTCACTTTTCAAGAGAAATGCTCAAGCTGAATGCGCAGTAAACAAAACAATCGACAATAAACAAacgaacaaaataaaaaaagacaaCCAAAAATCATGCAAACCCCCCATTTACCTGTCACTGAATTAATAAACCATTAAGCTAAGCAAATAAACACTACAAGTCAGCAGCAACCCGACCACGACCAGCAAACTGCCTTCCTCCACTTGAAAAGCCACACCACCAGCTCAACCAAGAACAAGACACCAACAACAGAAAAACAGACACTGAAGgaatgaaagagagaaaaagaaacaaaccGTAACAGAGAACCCCTCAATTAACTTCATTCACTTATGTCTATGAGATATATTTATCAGagttattaaatttgaaaaaaaatttaaccgATTTTTAGGTTATTCACTACAAAAATACTTACTACTGTACTTTAAGAATACAAAAATTGAGACGCAATTATTTagattagaatttttttaaaaataataataatttataacgaaaaaaaaaatagtttctaaACGAAGgataaattaactaatttttttttattgtttaggACTCTTCGAACGGAAGCGTCTTAAAAAACCATTATaattgtatttaatatttagaaacaTAGATACCTCCTTAactatattgaaaaaaatatccttagtgaattttattttttagcgATTATTGTTATTGACTATAACTGATATTCATTCTAGGAAATCGAACTGACACCGAAAATTTTAGTAATCTGTAACTATCAGTTATCTGGTGTGGATGGGTAACCATTAGACAtagtgaaaatataaatataaagttcGCACATTGTTTTTACAGCTTTTATCATTCGTGTGCAAAACAAATACCCTCAAAATTctaagtaggagtattaagATATTAGtaactattttttcatatatatactctttaTAAGTAGACTGCGTATAAGTCTCTAACATTTTGGGTCGTGACAACATAcctttaacaaaaaaaattgcaccAGAGGACCAAATGCAATGCATTGAGCCACTCTTCggaagaaaatgtcaaaatggCTTGAAGGATATTTTATGGCAATACCTAAATTCGCTCACATATGAATTCTATCATATTTCTTTCAGTAACTTCTTATGTGATTTCCTAATAAGTTCATCAGGTACTTCATAGTAGGTGATTAAAGTTTTGTCATTATTTGCACAGAAAACATTTCTCATATCCATCTATTTCGAGTTAGTGGTAACAATATACTAGTTGTATCATGTACTACTTTcgtctcacaataagagttacatttcacttttaccataaatggtaagtagaccccacattccaccaaccaattttactcacattttattataaaactaatatatataagtgggacgCTGGGactcataatccactaacttattcaacctACTTTTTtgtacatttcttaaaattcgtgacCACACTAAATGTGATACTTAATGTGGGACAGAGttagtatgatttttaattttttattgagaaacaataaaaacatgGAAAAGTGAAGTTATTTATGCAATAAAATCTGAATCTATAGTACATATAATAAcaaatatttcacatttggttaaatgatatagtaattattttcataaaaacactaacgtttaaaatattatttcattatatattatcAAGCTAATTTGTTACTCTAGGCTTAactttaaaatgatttttatgattggtattttaccaagaattttaatttagctcaaactgaaatttttaGCCCCATATGAAAATTCAATCTCAAGATAGAAATTCGCATAGTTTGTTGTCATtcatgataaaattgaaacatgaataatatttaaaaatattcaagcaTGTGATATTAGCTATTTAGtcatttgataaattttttttatcaataatagtatttgaaattaagagaatgtaaatttataaattaatatcgcaaaattaggatattttcataaaaaaaataaaattgcaccATAAATCAcagtaaaaataaagaaaatttaggtaaaatagaaacacggaaaaaataacagaaaatgagttttataaGGAAGAAAGGGTctcatactattatttttatactacctccatcccaCATTACGTGTCACATTTAGCGTGggtacggattttaagaaatgtaaagaaaagtgggttgaataagttagtggattatgagtctcacttatatatattagttttataataaaatatgagtataattGGTTGGTGAAATGTGGGgtctacttatcatttatggtaaaagtgaaatgtgactcttattatataatttgattagtaatactccctctgtcccgctagaaatgaaatgttttcctttttcttaaaatagaaataactttatctctacttttctctctctcttactttattctctcttctttaactcacaaaacaacactacataaaatcttgtaccgaaaagcaaacgtttcatatttattggggcggaaggagtataatatatatacccattaaaagaaaaaaatgcgCTAGGTTAGAttaatacaaattaattaataattataattgagcTTTGATTGAATTATTTCATGCAATAGGTAATGAGCCCATGGCCAAGGGCCCATATAGCAAATTAATCTACTTATGCTTTtcagtgaagtgggacaaagaAAACCCACATCATATAAAGTTCTTTTTAGCTTTCTACTGTACAAATGTTTATATCAAAATTGTTCCGTACCATAATATGCATGGACTACGTACGATAGCACTGAATTCAACCAATATAACAAAGTAAGTAGTACTAGTTTATTAGTACtttattagtatttgttttcagttgctcaatttacataattgaatatgcATCTTGatcaatattcatatttatttttctgctGCGCTTTCATTAGATAAGAGACGAATTTTTAACATTAATATCATATTAAATCCTTTTACATCCATTATCTTTAACACGACTTTAGGATGGGGAAATAATAGATAATTGTCAAATGTCAAGATATTTGGATATTACTACTTGTTACTAGGGTTGGCAAAACTTGACTACAAAGGCGTTTATATTTCGAAATGCTTCCTCCATCCCCCATTAATTGAcaccaatttcatttttcggCTGTCCCAATTAATTGACCctcttactatttttggtaatcgACCTCACATAaccacattccactaaatcATCTCACTCacagtataaaattaacatataaaagtaggactcatattttcatttttcactgcATTTCTTATAATCCGTGTCATGTCAAATGGTGTCAATTAACGGTGGACGGAGTGAGTAGTTAAATATGGTTTTTCTAAATTACTACAAGGTTGACAAACCTTGATTTCGTACGTATTGGGAAAAAGGAGTGCAGAATTCAATAGAAATTGGACTTTGAGAACATGACATAATTGtatcattaaatttatcataaattgttgttatagtATGGTTTGTATAGTTTTGTATGcgcataaataaaaataatactgaAAAGTGAAAATCCTTATATAGttgatactactactagttttttggttaccttttctttaaaaaaccCTTGTAACTGttaatttggaaatatttttgCCCGGTAAGTTGTTAGGAGAAATTAGGAATGTACAGGGCGTGGTATTGCTTTCAAAAGGGTATGTCCCATAGAATATTTCTTTATTGCATTtaaaagatatataaattcgtaaaatgaatttcaaaatagTGCAATTTGTTCATAAATAAATGAGCTTTggttgattttatgtttttaactgaactttcaaatatatacatatgaattatttctcccctgattttttgttttaaattgaAGTTAACGTGTTCTCAGAATGTCAACGTGACAAAATTGAACGATTATTGAAACGACATCGTTTGGGCGCGGATAAGCATAGCTGCGTTTTCATGCAAGGTGAATTAtaccacaaaattaaatgccAATTCCAATCCTCTCACTCCTATAAATACGGTTATTTCTCCCCACTTAAAATACACAATTCTcaacatacatacatatagtGTGAATTATTTAAGATGAAGAAGGGTTTGGTTGCGGCCTTGTTCGTGATGGTGGTGCTGCTACATGAGACACGGCGGCCCCACTGCCACCGCCGCCCTGCGACCCGATGAGGATCTCGTCGTGCACATTGCCGATAGTTTTGGGGAGTGCTCCATCGAGGGAATGCTGCAGCAGGCTCAAGGAGCAGGAGCGTTGCTTCTGCGAGTTCATCAGGAACCCAGACTATAAGCAATTCCTGCAATCTCCCAACGCTGCCAAATTAGCCCGTGCCTGCAACGTCACCATTCCCACAAATTGCtgattttctaaatttccaaatataaaacGGATCAAATTTACTTTGATTCCTTctttactactcctactactatTGGAATgtaataattactataattataatgataaACTAAATACTACTGGTAATAATAAGTTGTTTTGACGACACTTCCCGATTATATGTATGCTTCTGTCTATGATCTGAAATTCTATGTCCAAAATATGTTCATAGCTTATggtatagtactataaattataaacatacAGGGTGATTATCAGATTAAATAAAGCCCATCAATGTcataaaacattaataattaaactacCCTGAATTATTCAcagtttaataaaaaaaaggttctCATTAATGTTTTTGACTGCCCGAATGTTGCTTCTATTTTCACGTGCCAAAAACGATGTACGTGATAATTTTACAAACagtattttcatttctatcaAAATAGTTcagttttattaaaataaggtAGATGAATACACAAGCATTAAAGGCGGTGACGAATCCAGAATTTTGATTTGGGGGCacgataaataattatattttcgaGTTTCATAATCGGttaattatcttttctttCCCATGTCATTGTCTTTTTTGATGCttcattatcttttatttGGATGACTTCCACcgtcaaatataaaaattcttatatttatatatcagggataatttatttaaacttttgCAAAGTGCGTTATTTTTAATGACAATACATCTTTTGgcttatttaataaaaattcaataattttaaaaataataaaaaagatatgcattagaaatgcaaaagataaaaatatgaaatgtgtTACAGAATTAAGATACTTACTTTGCAAAACATTTggttaattattaaaataatctaaatatattaaaaaggaCAATAAATACATGTAATAAAAACTAAATgcattacaaaaaaaaagtttaaaaatacaaaaaattgaaaggaatTAAGCTCGACTGCTCGAGAATAGTGAAAAgataaggaaaataaatatattagtaggaaattaaaaaaatgttatataagaaaaattaaaggctttaaatattttaatgcattaggaataataaaaggtaaaaaaaaggGGGCAAATCAAAAAGGAGaacagaaaaatatgaaaaagcaCTCAAGGGGTGTCGAACTTGGGACTAGCAGGAGAAATCCGGAGCATTCAACCGGGccaatgatatttatattttattgaatccTATTAGACCTGCCCAAAGTTTACCGAACCGGTGGTTAAAACCGAAAACGTAACCGTCGGTTACGGTTTCAAACcgaaaccgtcgatttttgaaccgtggttcggttcaggttcaaaaattttcgaaccgaaaccgtgccgGAACTGTCGGTTCCGGACGGTTcaaaaccggaaccgcgaaaaatcgccgaaaaACCATGAAATCAAGCTGGAACCGCAAAAAAACcgacggttcggaaccgtaaaaaaccgccggtttcggtttcgaaaccggcggttttggaaccggaaccgtaaccgtgaaacaccctcgcggttcggttccggttcaacaatttctaaaaccggaaccggcggttccgaaggttcctgaaccgtgggcacctctaaATCCTATATAGTATTATTCCAAATTTTTGGGGGTACAACTGTACCCCCTGCTCCCATGTAGATCCGCCAGTGATTAAAGGCCAGGGACGATGAACGACCTTTCAGTCACGACACTCATCTAGCATGTGACATGCAAACGTGCTACAAAAATAACCGAACTGATagagaaaacacataaatcttactttttgaaattaaatttattaataatataaaaaatcctTGTAAAACAATGaaactcttatttataagtgGCCTAGAAACCCTAGTAatctaaaaagagaaatagttaaataaattaatattaaatattgataaatttggaaaaataataaaattaaactaaatttgataGCAAAATTCTAACGTAAACAACATGGCCTAGTGAcgacttttatttttcaaaccatttcccaaattatggaaattaaattagtttggCAGAttttgaaagagaaaataatttttagtgtCTTGTTTTCAGGTTGTTAAAGCATGGAACAAATGCTAatactttattgattaaagtttatagtaattgaaaataatttaaatcgcaAAATATATGGAATTCGTGATTAGATGGACTGAGATTGTTTCCAAACTAATTCTAGTGCTGttcttgaaatattttatctatgaAATACTCATCTATTCCAAAacaatagttttatttttttattttttttttggcctATTCCATATAATTAGTACACTCTATTTTTGCCATGTTTTTATACTCTTATGAGTTggactttatttttcattagcAATactctaataatttttttctaattccGCAATGAAACTTATTCCATCCTAATTCCCTATTTTTATGATcaagagggagtaataaacaaAAGGTGAGGAGATTGAAATTATTGTCccaatattgaaaattaagaaattgaagtCTTTATATACTTTGAAGAGTCAAAATTTGGACGATATGGGCTCTGAAATGCGACCACAAAAATCATAAGAAAAAATGgcccaactaaaataataaaaggcCCAGCAGAAAAGTAATAAGTTAAGCCCATTTGACAATTCATCTTCTACATCAATTTTTCTGGTCCCCGGGCGCTGGAGCGCTGGCCAATACTGCGTCTGTCCTTGTGTTTGTTTGATAGGTTTTACAACCCAACTATAATCTTAATTAACGTTCTTCATTTACTTCTTTCATACTTTCATTTATCTCTAAATCACAAGTACGAGAAATGCTTACGTGAGGTTGACACAAGACAATGACGCAT
The genomic region above belongs to Salvia hispanica cultivar TCC Black 2014 chromosome 3, UniMelb_Shisp_WGS_1.0, whole genome shotgun sequence and contains:
- the LOC125216392 gene encoding probable pectinesterase/pectinesterase inhibitor 51, which gives rise to MAAFLSLISLLFVLIAQHSSCSIIHDACTASRDPPECEDWLSRFTHVPPNATALQLIQSSLHLISGELEKGRVLVQDILNDPNRTVKAQNCLEGVDSSLYRADLVFGALRRRQTKEARAWMSSSLGAKYDCWTELINETSNANETTPFFNSTPISGGGHTLAMLVNYDLYDEKTGSWGPVRTERDGFWEPVSRSKSFSGAGVPRGLQADVVVCKDGGGCHYDTVQKAVDNAPSGSDKRFVVWIKTGVYEETVVVGLDKRNVVFLGDGMGKTVITGSKNVGQPGVSTFRSATVGILGDGFMASNITFQNTAGPKTYQAVAFRSDSDRSIIENCEFLGNQDTLYPHGMRQYYKSCRIQGNVDFIFGNAAAFFEDCHILVAPRQQNPEKGEKNAVTAHGRTDPAMSTGFVFQNCVVNGTEAYLALFRQNPKVHTNFLGRPWKAYSRTVFISCELEDIVTSDGWMPWDGDFALETLYYGEYKNAGAGSDTSGRVRWSSRIPAEHVASYSLANFIQGDRWINGV